The DNA segment CCAATAAAATCAATTCTTTTTCTTTTAATTCCCAAAATAGAATCACCCTCATAATCGCACCTCATAGGAATACAACTACAATAAATTAAAATATCTTAAACTAATCGGCAATAATTTAATTTATTACAAGCTGAAATTTACCATTCACTACTTAAAGCGATTATTTATTTTCAATATAAATTATAAATTTACTGTTGAATTTTTCTCATAAAAGGTCGTTGCAATTCCTGCTAATATAATGACACTTGCAACCATTTGAATTACTGTGATCTGTTCATTCACAAAGACAGCAGCCAGGATCGTGGCAAAAATAGCCTGACTTAAAAGACTTAACGAAACTCTGGTCGCCCGCATAGTCTGAGTGGCATAACTGATGAGCAACCACGCGATCAACTGGCAAACAACTCCCTGAACTAAAAGTGAGAACCAGGCCTTATTAGTGAAACCAAAAAACTGTTCTCCGAAAGCAATATTGATGATAAAAAGGAAAATGGCACTGAAGATCATACTATAAGTAATGAAGGTAATGACTTCTAATTTTTCTAAAACTGATTTGCTAACCAAAATATAAAGAGCATACAGAACTCCCGACAATATTCCCAGAAAAAAAGCGAAATCCAGTTGTAAGTTGATAATAGTGTCGACTCCTACAAAAACCGTCATACCCACTAAAGCGATTACGGTGCCGAGCCAAAAACTTTTTCGTGGGCGAAATTTCAAAAAGACCAGCGAGAAAACTCCTACCCAAATAGGAGAAAGATTCGTAAGCAATGTCGCTTGTGTTGCTGTAGAATTCTGAATCGAAATATTCCAAACTGCGATATCTGAGGCAAATAAAATACCGCAAACCATCATTGGCAAGAGCATTTTTACATTCTCTAACTTCAGTTTTTTCTTATAAAGCGCATAAGGCAAAATTACCGCCGTCGCAATTGCCATTCTGTAAAAGGCAGAAATCAACCCGGAGGTCAAATTCATCCTCACGATCACCGGAAAAATGGAGATGCACAAGATCCCTATGAATAAAGCAATTCTCGGCTTAGTCATTTTTTAATATTTTCTACCAACTGCTTTACAAATCTCCAAATACTCTTTAGGCATTTTAGAGAACATCCCTTGCTCATAATATTCATCAGAATGCGGAATGTAAATACTGTACTTTTTCCCCAGCGGAATTAAGGGAATGAAGAAAAGTTCAAAGTAATTTTTATAAACAGTTATCACTGCATTCACTTCAAAACCATTCTTCATTATTTTGCGCTGTTCTTTACCTACAGGTTTCTTATTAAGTCCAAAAATGAAAAACATTTTAGAATTTATTTTTTACAAAATAGAAAATTAACATCGCCCACGAAATAATCATCAATAACCCCCCAAGAGGCGTTATTGGGCCAACCGCTTTTGAAGGAATCGCCGCTACTTCGCTAAAAGCTAACAAATAAATACTCACCGAAAACAAAAAGGTGCCGGCAATCATTAAAATTGATATCCATTTTTCTGAAGGGGTCTCAAACTTCAAAATATAACCGACAATCAATAAAAATAAGGCCGAGTACATTTGATATTTGACACCTGTTTCAAAACTCGCTAGTTTGTCTACCGACAACACTTTCTTTAAAGCGTGAGCTCCAAATGCTCCTAAAATTACGGAAACCAATCCGTAAACGGCTCCGATTACTAATGTAAATGTTTTCATATTATAATTCTTCTAATTCTAATTTTAAATATTTTTTTGTTCTGTAATCCTGCCAGGTTCCGGTAATATTTCTGTTATTCAAGTCGGCCTCTATTTCTGCACGAGGAATCCATTTTTTCATTTCTTCATCGTGATAATCATCTTCAGTGGCAGAAAAGTGATTATTTTTAAAGGTTCCGCGCCAATCGATGAGTTTCTTATTCTTTTTATACCAATAAACGATTGAAAGCGAACCATCCTCATAAATATCTTCCACCAAAAGCATGATTGGATATTTTCCATCAATTCTTCCTTGGTATAATTTATTCTGAATGCTTCCACTAGAAACTGCAACCTCAGAATCCGACAACAAATTTCTAGCAAATGGACTCCAGTATTTTTCAAGTTCTTTAAACTTAAAAACAATTTCATGACTTCCTAAATCGTCCAAAGCGCGCATCGCATGATTGGAACACCGACCTGCAACAACGGTTAACTGATCTTTTTCTAAGTAGAATTTTAAATAAGGTAAAGTATTTTCTGTAAAGCAATTTTCGTACATCGCAATTTGCTCATCCTGATCGCGTGTTGGTGATGATTTTAATTCAAAGATGTAATCTTTAATTCTTTTCCTTATTTTATCATTAATGACTTTTTCAATTTTCGCAATCGAATTTGGTTGAAATAAATCTTGCAAATTAAGGAAATTCCCGGTTCTTAAATCAAAGTTTCGGTAAGTTATAAAACCTTCTGAATAAGCGCCACTAGCCTCACCTTGCAGCTGAAAGGAAAGAACATTTTTGGGCGAGTTTAGCTTTTTCCAGCTATAGAAATAAACATAATTCGTGTAAGAATTGGTAGCAGTAGAAGCGAGTTGAAAAGGGTTTTCTCCAGAACCTGGAACAAATTCCAGTTCACTTACCTGTAAAAAGGTATTAATTTTATCTTGGACTAAAGGCTTCTCTTTAAAAGATATTAACGGAAATACAAAATTTTCAGATTGAGGTTGCAGATTGGTGATTTTCAAATTTTTCTGTTGTGAAAAACTCAAAATCGACATCAGCATTATCAAGAATAATATTCCCTTATAAATCAAATGTTTTATCATTCTATAATGTTTCTGTTTGATAAGCGACCAGTAATTTACCGATGATGGACAATGCTCCAATCAAGATAAACATCCATGCAAATTTCTTTGATTTTGAAAAACCGGGATCCTTGGTAACTTTAAGAAAAACCCCAAAAATTAATATTAAAAATCCTAGAACGAGTTGAAACATAATTATTATTTTATTCTTTCGGTTCCCACAATTCAATTTTATTATCTTCAATATCTACAATATGAACGAATTTCCCGTAATCGAATTCTTCAATTTTATCTAAAATGGTGACCCCTTCTTTTTCCAGTTCTGTAACCAGCGCTTCCAGATCATCTACGCGATAATTAATCATGAAGTCTTTGGTTGATGGTTCAAAATATTTGGTATCATCAGCAAAAGCACTCCATTGCGTAGAACCTGGTTTGGAAGAATCTTCTTCTTTCCAGTAGAAGTTTGCGCCATAATCGTTCGTATCAAAACCAAGATGTTTTTTATACCATTCATTCAGTTTCTGCGGATCTTTTGCTTTAAAAAAAATGCCGCCAATACCGGTTACTTTTTTCATTATGGAACGATTAAATAGATTGTGTTCTCATTTTATTAAACTCACTGATTACCTCATGATGGCTTACCGTTTTGTCTTTAAAATAAGTCACAAAATGATTTTTCTCTTCTTCTGTTGCTCCTAACTGATTGAGAATATTAAACAGGTGCATTTTCATATGACCTTTTTGAATTCCAGTCGTGACTAAAGAACGAAGTGCACCAAAATTTTGAGCCAAGCCAGAAACCGCTAAAATACTCATCAATTCCTGTGCAGAAGGTTTTCCTAATAATGCCAAAGAGAATTTTACCAATGGATGGAGATTCGTTAAACCTCCGACAACTCCCACAGAAATTGGTAAATCTATCCAGAATCTAAAAATTCCATTATCAATAGTACAATGCGTCAGACTCGAATATTTTCCATCTTTTGCTGCATAAGCGTGAGCACAGGCTGCGGTTGCCCGAAAATCATTGCCGGTTGCAATTACCACAGCATCTACGCCATTCATAATTCCCTTATTATGCGTAGTCGCACGAAAAGGTTCAATTTCAGCAATCGTTACCGCACGTTTAAACTTGGTTGCAAATTCCTCATTAGAAATTCCACTATCGTCTTTTAGATCTTCAATTTTACAGGAGACTTCTGCTCTAACGATGCAGTCAGGAGTAAAGTTGGAAAGTATATTCATCACGATCTGCAAAGAATCTTTTTCTTCTTGAGTAAAACTTTCTTCATTATGAACTTCCTCTGTTAAGGTTTTTCCAAATTGCTCCAGACACGAATTAATGAAATTCGCACCCATTGAATCTACAGTATCAAAACTCGCTTTCAGTTGAAAATAATTTTCCAGCTCCGAGGTTTTATCGATCAAGTGAATATTGAGAATACCGCCTCCCCGGTTTCTCATATTTTTGGTAATATCATCCGTCGCCTCGAATAATCTTTTCTTTAATTTAAAATTAAATAAATGCTGAAGTTTATGAGGTTCCACATTCATTATAAAATGAGTATGACCTAATTTCTTGGTATTAATAATAGTTGTTTTGAAACCACCTTTATCAATCCAGAATTTCGCTGCTTTTGAAGCTGCAGCAACAACAGAACTTTCTTCTACTGCCATTGGCAACGCGAATAACTTCCCGTCGATCAGAAAATTTGGTGCAATTCCATATGGCATATAAAAATTGGAAATCGTATTCTCGGAAAACTCTTCGTGAAGTTTCTGAAGGGCATGATCTCCATTCCAGTATTGCTGAAGAACCTGTTCGTAACTGCGGTCTTCATTGAGATATTCTTTGATGAGCCAATCGATTTTTCTTTGTTTTGAGAGTTTAGAAAAACCTTCAACAGGTTGGTGATTCATAGAGGTAAAATTTTGAAAATCAAAGATAGGAAATTAGGTTGGATGTTTGGCGGCAGATATTAGGTTTTAGGAAGTGAGTCGTAGTTGATGGATGATGATGGCGTGCAGGAAATTTAATTATATTTAGTCCATGAAAAAAGCAGTTTTATTTATATTCTTAATATTATTTTTTAACTGTACAAAAGCACCTGATTCTTCACTAGACAACAATGATAATGAAGGATCTGAAGTTTTAAATACACCATCAGTTATAAAAATTAATGAAGATAAAAATACCATTAAAGAAAGATTTCCAGCGCCGAAAGGTTATTCGTGGACTGAAGAACAGCCCAATTCTTTTGGATATTATCTGGAAAACTTTGATCTGAAAAAATACGGTTCTCCGATTTTGAAATATGATGGAAGTGAAATTGAAACTCAACATCTCCATGAGGCGATTTTTGACATTGATACCGGAACAAAAGATCTACAGCAATGCGCAGATGCATTGATTCGATTAAGAGCCGAGTATTTATTTAAGAATAAAAAGTTCGATGAAATTAAGTTCCATTTTACAAGTGGAGATTTAATGACCTGGAATGATTACAAAAATGGAACCCGCGCTTTTGTCAATGGTAACTCGGTTCAATTTAAAAAGACGGCTGCCTTTGATGATTCTTATGATAACTTTCGGAAATATCTGGACTTGATTTTTAATTACGCAGGAACCATTTCTCTAACTAAAGAAACAAAGCTGGTCTTGAAAAATGAGCAGCTGAAAACAGGCGATTTCCTCATCACACCGGGAAGTCCTGGACATATTGTTTTTATTACAGGTGTTTCGGAAAACAAAAGAGGAGAAAAACTATTTCTGCTTGCGGAAGGTTATACGCCTGCACAATCAATTCATGTATTGAAGAATCCCTTTAATTCAGAAGTTTCACCTTGGTACAGACTAGATGTGAATGCAGCAGAAACGAAAACAGCGAGATATTTCTTTGAGGCAAGTAATTTTCGAAGTTTTTAAATTTCATTCTACAATCTTTAATAAAGAAAACGTGTCAAGGTTTAGAAACTTGACACGGTTAAATGAGTAAATATTTTAAAACGAAACCTTTAGTTATCCTTCCAACTGCGTTCCCAAAAACTCCCATTCCTGCAAAGCTAGATCTAACTCTTCTTTTTTAGAATTGTAAATTTCTAAAGTTTCTGCAGACGGATTTTCAGTGGTAAAAGTCTTTTCCATTTCTTCGATTTTTAATTCGAGTTCGGAAATTCGTTCTTCAACTTTCTTTATTTTATTTTGAACATTTTTTTGATCCTTACTAACGATCACTGGTTTTTTCTCCACCGGTTTTTCAACGACTTTAGTGACAACAGGCTCATTTCGTAATTCCTGTAATTTCGATTTCTCTGCAGAGATCTCGCGGATACTTTCTTTTTGTCTAAACGAAAGATAATCATTAATATCACCAAGAAATTCTTTCATCCGGCCATCGCGGAATTCGAAAATCTTATCGCTCAAACCTTGTAAAAATTCACGGTCGTGAGAAATAACGATCAACGTTCCTTCAAATTTCTGTAGAGCGAGTTTGATAATTTCCTTCGACTGAATATCCAAGTGATTCGTAGGCTCATCCATAATCAATGTATTGAATGGACGAAGCAATAATTTACACAAAGCCAAACGGTTACGCTCCCCTCCGGAAAGTACTTTTGTTTTCTTCGTCACGTCATCACCTTGAAAAAGGAAACTTCCCAATAAATCACGGACTCTTGGTCTTGTTTCTTCAGTAGCAGAATCTTCAGCTTCTTCTAAAACTGTTTTATTGGGTGTTAAAACTTCTTCCTGATTTTGAGCGAAATATCCAATGCTTACATTGTGGCCGAGATTCCATTCACCAGAATAATCGGTAATTTCTCCAGATAAAATTTTAGCTAAAGTTGTTTTTCCTTGTCCATTCTGACCCAGCAAAGCAATTCGTTGGCCACGTTCTATGAAGAAGTCAACCTTATCAAAAATCTGTTTATTACCGTATGCTTTTCCTAAATTTTTAGCTTCAAAAACTACTTTCCCCGGAGTTACAGCGGGTTGAAATCGTATATTAAATTTAGAAACATCATCCGTATCAACTTCAATTCTTTCTAATTTATCCAGTTTCTTTATCAAAGATTGCGCGAAAGAAGATTTGGTTGCAGAAGCGCGGAAACGGTTGATATTATCTTCCATTTGCTTAATTTCTACATCCTGATTTTTCTTGGCTTGAATTTGTTTTTCTTTTCTTTCTGAACTTAATTCTAGATATTTAGTATAATTGGCTTTATAATCGTCAACTTTTTTATTGTTAATGTCAAAGGTTCTGTTACAAACCGAGGTCATAAATTGTTTATCGTGACTTACCAATACAATAGAACCTGGATAATCTTTCAAAAAACTTTCCAGCCAGATGATGGATTCCATATCCAGGTGATTGGTAGGCTCATCGAGTAACATCAAATCATTTTTCTGCAAAAGCAATTTCGCCAGTTCAATTCTCATTCTCCAACCTCCAGAAAACTCATCTGTAATTTTATGAAAATCATCTGCTTTGAAGCCTAATCCTAACAGAATTTTCTCCACATCGCCTTCTAAATTATAAGCATCGTGATTCATTAACAGATCATTGAGTTCCGTCATTCGGTGAATAATATTTTCATATTCTACACTTTCATAATCGGTTCTTGTAACCAGTTGGTGATTCACCTCATCCAGTTCATTCTTCATGGCATTAATCTGTTCAAAAGCCTGCAACGTTTCATCCCACACCGTTCTTCCCTTCACAAAATCCAAATCTTGTTTTAGAAATCCCATGGTCACAACTCCTTCCTGAATAATACTGCCCTCGTAAAAATTAATTTCGCCTGTAAGCATCTTTAATAAAGTAGATTTACCTGCTCCATTTTTCCCAACCAATCCAATTTTATCATCTTTTTTGATGGTGAAATTGACGTTTTGAAAGAGATAATTTCCTGAATGATGAAGACCTAAATTTTGAACCGAAATCATATTGATGAGTGCTAATTGATAAGTGAATTTTCGAGGTGCAAAAGTAGTGAAACTAATTGAATTACAGCACACATTGACACAAACAGTTGGCCTCTATAATCACTGGATAACCAATGTTTTAAAAACGACCTCGTAAGTTATTAAGATAATGAAGGGAATTTGAAGAAGAAATGTATTAAATCATTATTGAACAAAAAATGATGTAGGTTCTATTCAGTTGATGAGAATTTATAAAACCAAGACGACTCCGAAATCTATGATCCAGGGTATATATAAAAATAGAATCCACTGATGAAGGTGGATTCTAAAAACACAAATGATGAAAAAAAATTATTCACTGCTCTTTCGAACATTTGAACACTACAAAGATTGAGTATTTTTTTCAAACGGCAAAATTAATTACCTATTAAATTCACTTTTTATGTTAAATGTCATTAATATTAAAAAATGAACCCGCCGATTACTCAACGGATTCAAAAACACAAATGATGAAAAAAATTTTCATTTACAATCAGCAAAATATATGCTAATTTTTGTTAAAATCAATTAAATCCTGTATATTAAACGTTTAATGTCAGATAATATAAATCTACAACCTGAAACTAATTAAAAATAAACACCTGTTCAGTTAGGCCGAACAGGTGCTTTTACTATTAAAAAATCTAATTTTATTCAGCTTTCCTAAAAACAAGTCCGCTTTCCTCGAAATAATCTAAAGTAATTCTATCACCATCATTTACATTGCCTGCAAGTATTTCTTTAGATAATTTATTCAATACCTCTTGTTGCAGAACTCTTTTTAAAGGCCTTGCACCAAAACTTGGATCATATCCTTTGTTAGTGATGTAAGTAATAGCGTCTTCTGTTGCCGTCATAATAATTCCACGGCGCTCCAACATTTCATTGAATCCACGCAATTGATAATGCACGATCTTGCCAATTTCTTTCTTATTTAATGGTTGGAAAAGAACGGTTTCATCAATTCTGTTTAAAAACTCTGGTCTTAAAGTCTGTTTCAACAAAGTGAAAACTTCTTCTTTCGTTTTGTCCACAATTTCTTCAACATTGTCATCACTAATCTTTTCAAAATTTTCCTGAATGATATGCGATCCTAAATTCGACGTCATAATGATAATTGAATTTTTGAAATTCACAACCCGACCTTTATTATCAGTCAATCTACCATCATCTAAAACTTGCAACAAAGTGTTAAAAACATCGGGATGCGCTTTTTCAATTTCGTCTAAAAGTACAACTGAATAAGGTCTTCTACGAACCGCTTCTGTTAATTGCCCACCCTCATCATAACCGACATATCCCGGAGGCGCACCAACCAATCGCGACACTGAATGCCTTTCCTGGTACTCACTCATGTCAATTCTGGTCATATTATTTTCATCGTCAAACAGATATTCTGCGAGCGCCTTTGCCAGCTCCGTTTTTCCGACACCAGTTGTACCGAGGAATAAGAAACTCCCAATTGGTTTTTTCTCATCACTTAAACCAGCACGATTTCTACGAATTGCATCTGCGACAGAAGTGATTGCCTCTTCCTGACCGACTACTCTTTTATGAAGTTCGTCTTCAAGGTGCAATAATTTTTCTCTTTCAGACTGAATCAATTTAGTCACTGGGATTCCTGTCCATTTTGAAATCACTTCTGAAATATTTTCAGCAGTAACTTCTTCTTTAATTAATTCATTCTGATGGTTTTGCATCTCTAATTCGAGTTTCTGCAAATCACTTTCTTTTTCTTTTATTTTTCCATATTGAATCTCGGCAACTTTCGCATAATCCCCAGCTCTGGAGGCACGCTCAGCTTCTAATTTCAGCGCTTCAATATCTTTTTTTATCGCCGTTAAATCTTCAGATTTTTGTTTTTCCTTCAGCCATTTCGCATTGATCTCATTTCTATCAGCTGAGACTTTTGAAATGTCTTCTTTTAAATGCTGAACCTTGATATCATTTCCTTCTCTTGAAATTGCTGCCAGTTCAATTTCCATCTGCATCAGTTTACGATCCAAAACATCGAGTTCTTCTGGTTTTGAATTGATTTCCATTCTCAACTTAGCGGAAGCTTCATCAATTAAATCGATGGCTTTATCCGGTAAAAACCGATCCGAAATATAGCGTTGAGATTGTTCAACGGCAGCAATAATCGCTTCGTCTTTGATACGAACTTTATGGTGTGCTTCGTATTTATCTTTAATTCCACGCAAAATGGAAATCGCCGATTCTGTATCAGGTTCTTCAACCATCACTTTTTGAAAACGTCTTTCTAAGGCTTTATCTTTTTCAAAATATTTTTGATATTCATTTAAAGTCGTTGCACCAATCGCACGAAGCTCACCTCTTGCCAAAGCGGGTTTCAAAATATTTGCAGCATCCATTGCGCCGTCTCCTCCGCCAGCACCTACCAGAGTATGAATCTCGTCGATGAAGAGAATTATTTGCCCCTCCGATTTAGTAACTTCATTAATCACCGATTTCAGCCGTTCTTCAAATTCTCCTTTGTATTTTGCACCGGCAATCAAAGCACCCATATCTAAGGAGTACAACGTTTTATCCTGCAAGTTTTCAGGAATATCACCGGAAATAATTCGGTGTGCAATTCCTTCTGCTATCGCAGTTTTACCAACGCCGGGTTCACCAATTAAGATTGGGTTGTTTTTAGTTCTTCTGGAAAGAATTTGTAAAACACGACGAATCTCTTCATCTCTTCCAATTACTGGATCGAGTTTTCCTTCCGCAGCGAGTTCATTAAAATTCTTGGCGTACTTATTCAGACTTTGATAAGTTTCCTCAGAACTTGCGGAAGTTGCTTTCGAACCTTTTCGCAATTCTTTGATAGCCATCTCTAAACCACTTTTGGTAATGCCCATATCTTTGAGCATTTTCGAAACATCGGAATTTACATCGAGAAGTGAAAGCCAAAGATGTTCAATGGTCACAAATTCATCATCCATTTTCTTGGCGACATTTGGTGCATCGAGCAAAACTTTATTGGCAGATTGAGAAAGGTAAACATTTCCACCTTCTACTTTCGGTAGTTTTTCAATATTCTCGCGGTTTCTCTCTCGGACTAAAGTTAATTCTGCTTCTGATTTCTTTAATAAAAATTCAGAAATATTTTCATCTATCTGGAAAATACCTTCCAATAAATGTTGTGGTTCTATACTTTGATTGCCAAACTCCATCGCGATCTGTTGCGCTTTCTGAATGGCTTCCTGTGATTTTACGGTATATTGATTTAAGTTCATAATAGTAAGTTTTTAATTATCAGAAACAATAAGAATCCATAATCTTGTACGAATTCCTAATGTCTCTTTACAATCATTTTTTAATTC comes from the Chryseobacterium sp. SNU WT5 genome and includes:
- a CDS encoding DMT family transporter; this encodes MTKPRIALFIGILCISIFPVIVRMNLTSGLISAFYRMAIATAVILPYALYKKKLKLENVKMLLPMMVCGILFASDIAVWNISIQNSTATQATLLTNLSPIWVGVFSLVFLKFRPRKSFWLGTVIALVGMTVFVGVDTIINLQLDFAFFLGILSGVLYALYILVSKSVLEKLEVITFITYSMIFSAIFLFIINIAFGEQFFGFTNKAWFSLLVQGVVCQLIAWLLISYATQTMRATRVSLSLLSQAIFATILAAVFVNEQITVIQMVASVIILAGIATTFYEKNSTVNL
- a CDS encoding DUF423 domain-containing protein, which encodes MKTFTLVIGAVYGLVSVILGAFGAHALKKVLSVDKLASFETGVKYQMYSALFLLIVGYILKFETPSEKWISILMIAGTFLFSVSIYLLAFSEVAAIPSKAVGPITPLGGLLMIISWAMLIFYFVKNKF
- a CDS encoding VOC family protein; this encodes MKKVTGIGGIFFKAKDPQKLNEWYKKHLGFDTNDYGANFYWKEEDSSKPGSTQWSAFADDTKYFEPSTKDFMINYRVDDLEALVTELEKEGVTILDKIEEFDYGKFVHIVDIEDNKIELWEPKE
- a CDS encoding hydroxymethylglutaryl-CoA reductase, degradative is translated as MNHQPVEGFSKLSKQRKIDWLIKEYLNEDRSYEQVLQQYWNGDHALQKLHEEFSENTISNFYMPYGIAPNFLIDGKLFALPMAVEESSVVAAASKAAKFWIDKGGFKTTIINTKKLGHTHFIMNVEPHKLQHLFNFKLKKRLFEATDDITKNMRNRGGGILNIHLIDKTSELENYFQLKASFDTVDSMGANFINSCLEQFGKTLTEEVHNEESFTQEEKDSLQIVMNILSNFTPDCIVRAEVSCKIEDLKDDSGISNEEFATKFKRAVTIAEIEPFRATTHNKGIMNGVDAVVIATGNDFRATAACAHAYAAKDGKYSSLTHCTIDNGIFRFWIDLPISVGVVGGLTNLHPLVKFSLALLGKPSAQELMSILAVSGLAQNFGALRSLVTTGIQKGHMKMHLFNILNQLGATEEEKNHFVTYFKDKTVSHHEVISEFNKMRTQSI
- a CDS encoding DUF4846 domain-containing protein — protein: MKKAVLFIFLILFFNCTKAPDSSLDNNDNEGSEVLNTPSVIKINEDKNTIKERFPAPKGYSWTEEQPNSFGYYLENFDLKKYGSPILKYDGSEIETQHLHEAIFDIDTGTKDLQQCADALIRLRAEYLFKNKKFDEIKFHFTSGDLMTWNDYKNGTRAFVNGNSVQFKKTAAFDDSYDNFRKYLDLIFNYAGTISLTKETKLVLKNEQLKTGDFLITPGSPGHIVFITGVSENKRGEKLFLLAEGYTPAQSIHVLKNPFNSEVSPWYRLDVNAAETKTARYFFEASNFRSF
- a CDS encoding ABC-F family ATP-binding cassette domain-containing protein, with translation MISVQNLGLHHSGNYLFQNVNFTIKKDDKIGLVGKNGAGKSTLLKMLTGEINFYEGSIIQEGVVTMGFLKQDLDFVKGRTVWDETLQAFEQINAMKNELDEVNHQLVTRTDYESVEYENIIHRMTELNDLLMNHDAYNLEGDVEKILLGLGFKADDFHKITDEFSGGWRMRIELAKLLLQKNDLMLLDEPTNHLDMESIIWLESFLKDYPGSIVLVSHDKQFMTSVCNRTFDINNKKVDDYKANYTKYLELSSERKEKQIQAKKNQDVEIKQMEDNINRFRASATKSSFAQSLIKKLDKLERIEVDTDDVSKFNIRFQPAVTPGKVVFEAKNLGKAYGNKQIFDKVDFFIERGQRIALLGQNGQGKTTLAKILSGEITDYSGEWNLGHNVSIGYFAQNQEEVLTPNKTVLEEAEDSATEETRPRVRDLLGSFLFQGDDVTKKTKVLSGGERNRLALCKLLLRPFNTLIMDEPTNHLDIQSKEIIKLALQKFEGTLIVISHDREFLQGLSDKIFEFRDGRMKEFLGDINDYLSFRQKESIREISAEKSKLQELRNEPVVTKVVEKPVEKKPVIVSKDQKNVQNKIKKVEERISELELKIEEMEKTFTTENPSAETLEIYNSKKEELDLALQEWEFLGTQLEG
- the clpB gene encoding ATP-dependent chaperone ClpB, producing MNLNQYTVKSQEAIQKAQQIAMEFGNQSIEPQHLLEGIFQIDENISEFLLKKSEAELTLVRERNRENIEKLPKVEGGNVYLSQSANKVLLDAPNVAKKMDDEFVTIEHLWLSLLDVNSDVSKMLKDMGITKSGLEMAIKELRKGSKATSASSEETYQSLNKYAKNFNELAAEGKLDPVIGRDEEIRRVLQILSRRTKNNPILIGEPGVGKTAIAEGIAHRIISGDIPENLQDKTLYSLDMGALIAGAKYKGEFEERLKSVINEVTKSEGQIILFIDEIHTLVGAGGGDGAMDAANILKPALARGELRAIGATTLNEYQKYFEKDKALERRFQKVMVEEPDTESAISILRGIKDKYEAHHKVRIKDEAIIAAVEQSQRYISDRFLPDKAIDLIDEASAKLRMEINSKPEELDVLDRKLMQMEIELAAISREGNDIKVQHLKEDISKVSADRNEINAKWLKEKQKSEDLTAIKKDIEALKLEAERASRAGDYAKVAEIQYGKIKEKESDLQKLELEMQNHQNELIKEEVTAENISEVISKWTGIPVTKLIQSEREKLLHLEDELHKRVVGQEEAITSVADAIRRNRAGLSDEKKPIGSFLFLGTTGVGKTELAKALAEYLFDDENNMTRIDMSEYQERHSVSRLVGAPPGYVGYDEGGQLTEAVRRRPYSVVLLDEIEKAHPDVFNTLLQVLDDGRLTDNKGRVVNFKNSIIIMTSNLGSHIIQENFEKISDDNVEEIVDKTKEEVFTLLKQTLRPEFLNRIDETVLFQPLNKKEIGKIVHYQLRGFNEMLERRGIIMTATEDAITYITNKGYDPSFGARPLKRVLQQEVLNKLSKEILAGNVNDGDRITLDYFEESGLVFRKAE